In Drosophila simulans strain w501 chromosome 3R, Prin_Dsim_3.1, whole genome shotgun sequence, a single window of DNA contains:
- the LOC6728468 gene encoding glycine receptor subunit alpha-4 isoform X1: protein MQSPTSKLVEFRCLIALAIYLHALEQSIQQCHCVHGYRNNTESAELVSHYESSLSLPDILPIPSKTYDKNRAPKLLGQPTVVYFHVTVLSLDSINEESMTYVTDIFLAQSWRDPRLRLPENMSEQYRILDVDWLHSIWRPDCFFKNAKKVTFHEMSIPNHYLWLYHDKTLLYMSKLTLVLSCAMKFESYPHDTQICSMMIESLSHTVEDLVFIWNMTDPLVVNTEIELPQLDISNNYTTDCTIEYSTGNFTCLAIVFNLRRRLGYHLFHTYIPSALIVVMSWISFWIKPEAIPARVTLGVTSLLTLATQNTQSQQSLPPVSYVKAIDVWMSSCSVFVFLSLMEFAVVNNFMGPVATKAMKGYSDENISDLDDLKSALQHHRESIIEPQYDTFCHGHATAIYIDKFSRFFFPFSFFILNIVYWTTFL from the exons ATGCAAAGCCCAACTAGCAAATTGGTAGAATTCAGGTGCCTGATTGCGTTGGCAATATATTTGCACGCGCTGGAGCAATCGATCCAGCAGTGCCATTGTGTTCATGGTTACAG AAACAACACGGAGAGCGCCGAGCTGGTCTCCCACTACGAGTCGAGTCTTTCGCTCCCGGACATTCTGCCCATTCCCTCAAAGACGTACGACAAGAACCGGGCTCCCAAGCTCCTTGGGCAGCCCACAGTAGTCTACTTCCATGTCACGGTCCTCTCCCTGGACTCCATTAACGAGGAGTCTATG ACCTATGTGACGGACATCTTCCTTGCACAAAGCTGGCGTGATCCTCGCCTGCGGTTGCCTGAGAACATGAGTGAGCAGTATCGCATATTGGATGTCGATTGGTTGCACAGCATCTGGCGGCCCGATTGCTTCTTCAAGAACGCCAAGAAGGTCACCTTCCATGAGATGAGCATTCCGAATCACTATCTCTGGCTGTACCACGACAAAACGCTGCTCTATATGTCCAAGCTCACGTTGGTTCTGTCGTGCGCCATGAAGTTTGAGTCCTATCCGCATGACACGCAAATCTGCTCCATGATGATCGAGAGTT TATCCCATACGGTGGAAgatttggttttcatttggAACATGACCGACCCACTTGTGGTTAACACGGAGATTGAGTTGCCGCAGCTAGACATATCAAATAACTACACGACCGACTGTACTATAGAGTACTCAACAG GTAACTTCACCTGCCTGGCCATTGTGTTCAACCTGCGCCGACGCCTGGGTTACCATTTGTTCCACACTTACATCCCCTCGGCTCTGATTGTGGTCATGTCTTGGATATCGTTTTGGATAAAACCAGAAGCGATACCCGCCCGTGTAACTCTGGGAGTGACCTCACTGCTGACCCTGGCCACCCAGAATACACAGTCGCAACAATCGCTGCCGCCGGTTTCGTATGTCAAGGCTATAGACGTCTGGATGTCGTCCTGTTCGGTGTTTGTATTCCTTTCTCTAATGGAGTTTGCGGTGGTCAATAACTTTATGGGGCCAGTGGCCACGAAGGCAATGAAGGGGTATTCGGACGAGAACATCAGTGATCTGGACGACCTAAAG TCTGCACTACAGCATCATCGGGAATCGATTATTGAGCCCCAGTACGACACTTTCTGCCATGGCCACGCCACAGCCATTTATATAGACAAATTCTCGCGCTTTTTCTTCCCGTTTTCGTTCTTTATACTCAATATTGTCTACTGGACAACGTTCCTATGA
- the LOC6728468 gene encoding glycine receptor subunit alpha-4 isoform X2, with the protein MQSPTSKLVEFRCLIALAIYLHALEQSIQQCHCVHGYRNNTESAELVSHYESSLSLPDILPIPSKTYDKNRAPKLLGQPTVVYFHVTVLSLDSINEESMTYVTDIFLAQSWRDPRLRLPENMSEQYRILDVDWLHSIWRPDCFFKNAKKVTFHEMSIPNHYLWLYHDKTLLYMSKLTLVLSCAMKFESYPHDTQICSMMIESLSHTVEDLVFIWNMTDPLVVNTEIELPQLDISNNYTTDCTIEYSTGNFTCLAIVFNLRRRLGYHLFHTYIPSALIVVMSWISFWIKPEAIPARVTLGVTSLLTLATQNTQSQQSLPPVSYVKAIDVWMSSCSVFVFLSLMEFAVVNNFMGPVATKAMKGYSDENISDLDDLKHHRESIIEPQYDTFCHGHATAIYIDKFSRFFFPFSFFILNIVYWTTFL; encoded by the exons ATGCAAAGCCCAACTAGCAAATTGGTAGAATTCAGGTGCCTGATTGCGTTGGCAATATATTTGCACGCGCTGGAGCAATCGATCCAGCAGTGCCATTGTGTTCATGGTTACAG AAACAACACGGAGAGCGCCGAGCTGGTCTCCCACTACGAGTCGAGTCTTTCGCTCCCGGACATTCTGCCCATTCCCTCAAAGACGTACGACAAGAACCGGGCTCCCAAGCTCCTTGGGCAGCCCACAGTAGTCTACTTCCATGTCACGGTCCTCTCCCTGGACTCCATTAACGAGGAGTCTATG ACCTATGTGACGGACATCTTCCTTGCACAAAGCTGGCGTGATCCTCGCCTGCGGTTGCCTGAGAACATGAGTGAGCAGTATCGCATATTGGATGTCGATTGGTTGCACAGCATCTGGCGGCCCGATTGCTTCTTCAAGAACGCCAAGAAGGTCACCTTCCATGAGATGAGCATTCCGAATCACTATCTCTGGCTGTACCACGACAAAACGCTGCTCTATATGTCCAAGCTCACGTTGGTTCTGTCGTGCGCCATGAAGTTTGAGTCCTATCCGCATGACACGCAAATCTGCTCCATGATGATCGAGAGTT TATCCCATACGGTGGAAgatttggttttcatttggAACATGACCGACCCACTTGTGGTTAACACGGAGATTGAGTTGCCGCAGCTAGACATATCAAATAACTACACGACCGACTGTACTATAGAGTACTCAACAG GTAACTTCACCTGCCTGGCCATTGTGTTCAACCTGCGCCGACGCCTGGGTTACCATTTGTTCCACACTTACATCCCCTCGGCTCTGATTGTGGTCATGTCTTGGATATCGTTTTGGATAAAACCAGAAGCGATACCCGCCCGTGTAACTCTGGGAGTGACCTCACTGCTGACCCTGGCCACCCAGAATACACAGTCGCAACAATCGCTGCCGCCGGTTTCGTATGTCAAGGCTATAGACGTCTGGATGTCGTCCTGTTCGGTGTTTGTATTCCTTTCTCTAATGGAGTTTGCGGTGGTCAATAACTTTATGGGGCCAGTGGCCACGAAGGCAATGAAGGGGTATTCGGACGAGAACATCAGTGATCTGGACGACCTAAAG CATCATCGGGAATCGATTATTGAGCCCCAGTACGACACTTTCTGCCATGGCCACGCCACAGCCATTTATATAGACAAATTCTCGCGCTTTTTCTTCCCGTTTTCGTTCTTTATACTCAATATTGTCTACTGGACAACGTTCCTATGA